The following are encoded in a window of Pygocentrus nattereri isolate fPygNat1 chromosome 5, fPygNat1.pri, whole genome shotgun sequence genomic DNA:
- the ccar1 gene encoding cell division cycle and apoptosis regulator protein 1 isoform X3 gives MAQFGGQKNPPWAAQFAATAVSQPGHSGQSLDLNSLHSLGVQQPSLLGASPSMYSQQSALAAASLNTQSAANYQISQQTAALQQQAAAAAAAALQQSQINSALQQYQQQQQQQQQPPQAPPPQPPPQQTLYNVAHQLPQPQPALLSQPPVALPTSLSLSNPQQTAQITVSYPTPRSSHQQQTQPQKQRVFTGVVNKLHDTFGFVDEDVFFQLSAVKGKTPQVGDRVLVEAVYNPNMPFKWNAQRIQTLPQLPNQTSQPPGPNMIKPGPSMLQSLPPPTTFSVPTQGPPPSLLQAQLSAASLAPLLQNPPQPLLPQPPPKDSVFSGGLLQPPVRMMPQPQPVRRMDPSPRFPSRSDRPELILRKDDRSRERERERRRSRERSPTRKRSRERSPRRDRSPRRPRRVVPRYTVQFSKFSLDAYNCDMMELRRRYQSLYIPSDFFDAVFTWVDAFPLSRPFTFGNYCNFHIMHKEVDSLVKNTAVLDPPDANHTYSAKVMLLATPSLDELYHKSCALAEDTQELRDSFQHPARLIKFLVGMRGKDEAMAIGGHWSPSLDGADPENDASVLIKTAIRCCKALTGIDLSLCTQWYRFAEIRYHRPEETHKGRTVPAHVETVVLFLPDVWHCLPTRSEWEGLSRGLKEQLAEKLLAERKEADGEQEEEEKDDDDSKEVTTPTHWSKLDPKSMKVNDLRKELESRSLSSKGLKSQLIARLTKQLKVEEQVEESKEPEKTESVGVEEEEPCRAEEDREVSEETSCENNYMIRKEEERKRQEELERQRRERRYVLPDEPTIIVHPNWAAKNGKFDCSIMSLSVLLDYRLEDNKEHSFEVSLFAELFNEMLQRDFGYRIYKALAAFPSKDERKEKKEKAKKEAERKELDRRDAKKDKEEENGEPSTKRQREDEEKRRDDDKERVLKKEESKDEDDNEDESSNNNADEYDPMEAEDADDYDDDDKDDEDSNGRDRRDDRRDDRKSKDRASKDKDEKKKQMVTFDKDLLMAFVYFDQSHCGYLLEKDLEEIMYTLGLHLSRAQVKKLLNKPVVRESCYYRKLTDRPKDESSPVGTPDSQIENLLGNRSLLPSQKTKREGEDHTETGSLIVYNGAMVDVGSMLQKLEKSEKGREEIEQKLMQQDTKMDEDAKNMSELESANRSLMRELEQVKSSLRETEKNLRASEQQKSCYQQQLHSTLSSLRTVMKELQCVLPNADHSEDSEQKTQTNGSDD, from the exons ATGGCCCAGTTCGGGGGCCAGAAGAACCCTCCGTGGGCGGCTCAGTTTGCCGCTACGGCGGTATCTCAGCCCGGCCATTCAGGACAGTCCCTCGACTTGAACAGCTTACACT CGTTGGGTGTTCAGCAGCCGTCTCTCTTGGGTGCTTCTCCCTCAATGTACTCACAGCAGTCTGCTTTGGCTGCAGCATCCCTCAACACACAGTCAGCTGCCAATTATCAGATTTCCCAGCAGACTGCAGCCCTCCAACAGCaggctgctgcagctgctgcagctgcgCTGCAACAG TCTCAGATCaattcagcactgcagcaatatcagcagcaacagcaacaacagcagcagccaccTCAAGCTCCCCCGCCACAGCCACCTCCTCAGCAGACCCTCTACAATGTTGCTCACCAG CTCCCTCAACCGCAGCCTGCCCTACTTTCACAG CCTCCTGTTGCTTTGCCTACTAGTCTGAGTTTGTCGAACCCGCAACAGACCGCTCAGATCACGGTCTCCTACCCGACCCCCCGCTCCAGCCACCAGCAGCAGACCCAACCCCAGAAACAACGCGTCTTTACTGGGGTCGTCAACAAGCTACATGACACATTTGGTTTTGTGGATGAAGATGTTTTCTTTCAGCTTAG TGCGGTAAAAGGAAAAACGCCACAAGTTGGTGACCGTGTTCTTGTAGAGGCCGTCTATAACCCCAACATGCCGTTCAAGTGGAACGCCCAACGCATTCAGACTTTACCTCAGTTGCCCAATCAAACG AGCCAGCCTCCTGGCCCCAACATGATCAAGCCAGGTCCCTCTATGCTTCAGTCTCTACCTCCACCAACTACCTTCAGCGTGCCAACCCAGGgtccccctccctccctgctTCAGGCCCAGCTTTCTGCAGCCTCTCTAGCTCCGCTCCTACAGAATCCCCCTCAGCCTCTCCTGCCTCAGCCACCCCCTAAAG ATTCTGTATTTTCAGGGGGGTTACTGCAGCCTCCAGTGCGGATGATGCCCCAGCCACAGCCTGTGAGACGTATGGATCCCTCTCCTCGCTTTCCAAGCCGCAGTGACAGACCAGAACTCATTCTGAGAAAAGATGACCGTAG tcgggagagagagagagagcggagaaGGTCAAGGGAGCGTTCTCCAACACGCAAGCGTTCGAGAGAACGCTCTCCTCGAAGGGATCGCTCTCCAAGACGCCCACGCAGAGTTGTACCACGATATACTGTGCAGTTCTCAAAGTTCTCGCTTGATGC ATACAACTGTGACATGATGGAGCTTCGGCGGAGGTATCAGAGCCTCTACATCCCAAGTGACTTCTTTGATGCCGTTTTCACCTGGGTGGACGCTTTCCCCTTATCGCGACCTTTTACATTTGGAAACTACTGCAACTTCCACATCATGCATAAAGAGGTGGACTCTTTAGTTAAGAACACAGCTGTATTGGACCCTCCTGATGCCAACCACACCTACAGTGCTAAG GTGATGCTGCTTGCCACGCCCAGTTTGGATGAATTGTATCATAAGTCTTGTGCCCTGGCTGAGGACACACAGGAGCTACGGGACTCTTTTCAGCACCCGGCCCGCCTCATTAAG TTTCTGGTTGGCATGAGAGGCAAAGATGAGGCCATGGCCATTGGTGGCCATTGGTCTCCCTCCTTGGATGGAGCTGACCCAGAGAACGATGCCTCAGTCCTTATAAAGACAGCAATACGTTGTTGTAAGGCTCTGACAGGCATTGATCTGAGTTTATGTACCCAGTG GTATCGTTTTGCAGAGATTCGCTATCATCGCCCTGAGGAGACTCACAAAGGGCGCACAGTTCCCGCTCATGTGGAGACAGTGGTTTTATTTCTCCCGGATGTTTGGCATTGTCTTCCTACCCGCTCAGAGTGGGAAGGCCTGTCCCGCGGACTCAAGGAGCAGCTGGCAGAGAAACTCTTGGCTGAACGGAAGGAGGCTGATGGAGAACAG gaagaagaggagaaagatgATGACGATTCAAAAGAGGTTACTACACCCACACACTGGTCTAAGCTTGATCCGAAGTCTATGAAA GTCAATGACCTGCGCAAGGAGCTGGAGAGCCGATCTCTAAGCTCTAAAGGGCTGAAGTCTCAGCTGATAGCTCGGCTCACTAAGCAGCTGAAGGTGGAGGAGCAGGTGGAGGAATCCAAAGAACCAGAGAAGACTGAGTCTGTTGGTGTAGAGGAGGAGGAGCCCTGTAGAGCAGAGGAAGACCGGGAGGTGAGCGAAGAGACAAGCTGTGAGAATAACTACATGATCAGAAAG gaggaggagcgcaagcgGCAAGAGGAACTGGAACGGCAACGTAGGGAGAGGCGGTATGTCCTTCCTGATGAGCCCACTATTATTGTCCACCCGAACTGGGCAGCAAAAAATGGCAAGTTTGACTGCAGCATCATGTCTCTCAGTGTGCTGTTGGACTACAGGCTGGAGGACAATAAGGAACATTCCTTTGAG GTCTCGTTGTTTGCTGAACTTTTCAATGAGATGCTTCAACGAGACTTTGGCTACAGGATATACAAAGCTCTTGCTGCTTTTCCAAGTAAGGATGAgcgaaaagaaaagaaagagaaggcaaaaaaagaggcagagagaaaagagttaGATAGGAGGGATGCAAAGAAGGATAAAGAGGAGGAGAATGGTGAGCCTTccacaaagagacagagggaggatgAGGAAAAGAGACGG GATGATGACAAGGAGAGGGTTCTAAAGAAAGAAGAGTCTAAAGATGAAGATGATAATGAAGATGAAAGCAGCAATAACAACGCTGACGAGTATGATCCGATGGAAGCTGAGGATGCGGATGACTATGACGATGATG ATAAAGATGATGAAGACTCCAACGGTAGGGACAGAAGGGATGACCGCAGAGATGACAGAAAATCAAAAGACAGAGCTTCTAAAGATAAA gatgaaaaaaagaagcaaatggTGACATTTGATAAAGATCTTCTGATGGCTTTTGTGTACTTTGATCAAAGTCACTGTGGGTACCTACTAGAGAAAGACCTGGAGGAGATTATGTATACACTGGGCCTGCATCTTTCCAGAGCTCAg GTGAAAAAATTGTTGAATAAGCCAGTGGTGAGAGAGTCCTGCTACTACCGTAAACTAACCGATAGACCCAAAGATGAGTCCAGCCCAGTAGGGACTCCTGATTCTCAAATAGAAAACCTCTTGG GTAACCGATCTCTGCTGCCCAGCCAGAAGACAAAGCGAGAGGGAGAGGACCACACTGAGACGGGAAGTCTTATTGTCTATAATGGCGCTATGGTGGACGTGGGGAGCATGCTACAGAAGCTGGAGAAGAgtgagaaaggcagagaggagATTGAACAGAAACTTATGCAGCAGGACACTAAAATGG ATGAAGATGCTAAGAATATGTCGGAGTTGGAGTCAGCCAACCGCAGTCTGATGAGGGAGCTGGAGCAGGTGAAATCCAGTctgagagagacggagaagaATCTCAGAGCCTCTGAGCAGCAGAAGAGCTGCTATCAACAGCAGCTGCACAGCACACTGTCAAGCCTTCGCACAGTCATGAAGGAACTACAGTGTGTCTTACCTAAT GCTGATCATTCTGAAGACAGTGAGCAGAAAACTCAAACTAACGGCTCAGATGACTGA
- the ccar1 gene encoding cell division cycle and apoptosis regulator protein 1 isoform X2, protein MAQFGGQKNPPWAAQFAATAVSQPGHSGQSLDLNSLHSLGVQQPSLLGASPSMYSQQSALAAASLNTQSAANYQISQQTAALQQQAAAAAAAALQQSQINSALQQYQQQQQQQQQPPQAPPPQPPPQQTLYNVAHQLPQPQPALLSQPPVALPTSLSLSNPQQTAQITVSYPTPRSSHQQQTQPQKQRVFTGVVNKLHDTFGFVDEDVFFQLSAVKGKTPQVGDRVLVEAVYNPNMPFKWNAQRIQTLPQLPNQTHQPPQPLPQVSPQLSSFYSDAGVQRYSDIHSAVDSRPNSQPPGPNMIKPGPSMLQSLPPPTTFSVPTQGPPPSLLQAQLSAASLAPLLQNPPQPLLPQPPPKDSVFSGGLLQPPVRMMPQPQPVRRMDPSPRFPSRSDRPELILRKDDRSRERERERRRSRERSPTRKRSRERSPRRDRSPRRPRRVVPRYTVQFSKFSLDAYNCDMMELRRRYQSLYIPSDFFDAVFTWVDAFPLSRPFTFGNYCNFHIMHKEVDSLVKNTAVLDPPDANHTYSAKVMLLATPSLDELYHKSCALAEDTQELRDSFQHPARLIKFLVGMRGKDEAMAIGGHWSPSLDGADPENDASVLIKTAIRCCKALTGIDLSLCTQWYRFAEIRYHRPEETHKGRTVPAHVETVVLFLPDVWHCLPTRSEWEGLSRGLKEQLAEKLLAERKEADGEQEEEEKDDDDSKEVTTPTHWSKLDPKSMKVNDLRKELESRSLSSKGLKSQLIARLTKQLKVEEQVEESKEPEKTESVGVEEEEPCRAEEDREEEERKRQEELERQRRERRYVLPDEPTIIVHPNWAAKNGKFDCSIMSLSVLLDYRLEDNKEHSFEVSLFAELFNEMLQRDFGYRIYKALAAFPSKDERKEKKEKAKKEAERKELDRRDAKKDKEEENGEPSTKRQREDEEKRRDDDKERVLKKEESKDEDDNEDESSNNNADEYDPMEAEDADDYDDDDKDDEDSNGRDRRDDRRDDRKSKDRASKDKDEKKKQMVTFDKDLLMAFVYFDQSHCGYLLEKDLEEIMYTLGLHLSRAQVKKLLNKPVVRESCYYRKLTDRPKDESSPVGTPDSQIENLLGNRSLLPSQKTKREGEDHTETGSLIVYNGAMVDVGSMLQKLEKSEKGREEIEQKLMQQDTKMDEDAKNMSELESANRSLMRELEQVKSSLRETEKNLRASEQQKSCYQQQLHSTLSSLRTVMKELQCVLPNADHSEDSEQKTQTNGSDD, encoded by the exons ATGGCCCAGTTCGGGGGCCAGAAGAACCCTCCGTGGGCGGCTCAGTTTGCCGCTACGGCGGTATCTCAGCCCGGCCATTCAGGACAGTCCCTCGACTTGAACAGCTTACACT CGTTGGGTGTTCAGCAGCCGTCTCTCTTGGGTGCTTCTCCCTCAATGTACTCACAGCAGTCTGCTTTGGCTGCAGCATCCCTCAACACACAGTCAGCTGCCAATTATCAGATTTCCCAGCAGACTGCAGCCCTCCAACAGCaggctgctgcagctgctgcagctgcgCTGCAACAG TCTCAGATCaattcagcactgcagcaatatcagcagcaacagcaacaacagcagcagccaccTCAAGCTCCCCCGCCACAGCCACCTCCTCAGCAGACCCTCTACAATGTTGCTCACCAG CTCCCTCAACCGCAGCCTGCCCTACTTTCACAG CCTCCTGTTGCTTTGCCTACTAGTCTGAGTTTGTCGAACCCGCAACAGACCGCTCAGATCACGGTCTCCTACCCGACCCCCCGCTCCAGCCACCAGCAGCAGACCCAACCCCAGAAACAACGCGTCTTTACTGGGGTCGTCAACAAGCTACATGACACATTTGGTTTTGTGGATGAAGATGTTTTCTTTCAGCTTAG TGCGGTAAAAGGAAAAACGCCACAAGTTGGTGACCGTGTTCTTGTAGAGGCCGTCTATAACCCCAACATGCCGTTCAAGTGGAACGCCCAACGCATTCAGACTTTACCTCAGTTGCCCAATCAAACG CACCAGCCGCCCCAGCCCTTACCTCAGGTTTCCCCACAGTTGTCCAGCTTTTACTCTGATGCAGGAGTGCAGCGCTACTCTGACATACACTCTGCGGTGGACTCAAGACCAAAT AGCCAGCCTCCTGGCCCCAACATGATCAAGCCAGGTCCCTCTATGCTTCAGTCTCTACCTCCACCAACTACCTTCAGCGTGCCAACCCAGGgtccccctccctccctgctTCAGGCCCAGCTTTCTGCAGCCTCTCTAGCTCCGCTCCTACAGAATCCCCCTCAGCCTCTCCTGCCTCAGCCACCCCCTAAAG ATTCTGTATTTTCAGGGGGGTTACTGCAGCCTCCAGTGCGGATGATGCCCCAGCCACAGCCTGTGAGACGTATGGATCCCTCTCCTCGCTTTCCAAGCCGCAGTGACAGACCAGAACTCATTCTGAGAAAAGATGACCGTAG tcgggagagagagagagagcggagaaGGTCAAGGGAGCGTTCTCCAACACGCAAGCGTTCGAGAGAACGCTCTCCTCGAAGGGATCGCTCTCCAAGACGCCCACGCAGAGTTGTACCACGATATACTGTGCAGTTCTCAAAGTTCTCGCTTGATGC ATACAACTGTGACATGATGGAGCTTCGGCGGAGGTATCAGAGCCTCTACATCCCAAGTGACTTCTTTGATGCCGTTTTCACCTGGGTGGACGCTTTCCCCTTATCGCGACCTTTTACATTTGGAAACTACTGCAACTTCCACATCATGCATAAAGAGGTGGACTCTTTAGTTAAGAACACAGCTGTATTGGACCCTCCTGATGCCAACCACACCTACAGTGCTAAG GTGATGCTGCTTGCCACGCCCAGTTTGGATGAATTGTATCATAAGTCTTGTGCCCTGGCTGAGGACACACAGGAGCTACGGGACTCTTTTCAGCACCCGGCCCGCCTCATTAAG TTTCTGGTTGGCATGAGAGGCAAAGATGAGGCCATGGCCATTGGTGGCCATTGGTCTCCCTCCTTGGATGGAGCTGACCCAGAGAACGATGCCTCAGTCCTTATAAAGACAGCAATACGTTGTTGTAAGGCTCTGACAGGCATTGATCTGAGTTTATGTACCCAGTG GTATCGTTTTGCAGAGATTCGCTATCATCGCCCTGAGGAGACTCACAAAGGGCGCACAGTTCCCGCTCATGTGGAGACAGTGGTTTTATTTCTCCCGGATGTTTGGCATTGTCTTCCTACCCGCTCAGAGTGGGAAGGCCTGTCCCGCGGACTCAAGGAGCAGCTGGCAGAGAAACTCTTGGCTGAACGGAAGGAGGCTGATGGAGAACAG gaagaagaggagaaagatgATGACGATTCAAAAGAGGTTACTACACCCACACACTGGTCTAAGCTTGATCCGAAGTCTATGAAA GTCAATGACCTGCGCAAGGAGCTGGAGAGCCGATCTCTAAGCTCTAAAGGGCTGAAGTCTCAGCTGATAGCTCGGCTCACTAAGCAGCTGAAGGTGGAGGAGCAGGTGGAGGAATCCAAAGAACCAGAGAAGACTGAGTCTGTTGGTGTAGAGGAGGAGGAGCCCTGTAGAGCAGAGGAAGACCGGGAG gaggaggagcgcaagcgGCAAGAGGAACTGGAACGGCAACGTAGGGAGAGGCGGTATGTCCTTCCTGATGAGCCCACTATTATTGTCCACCCGAACTGGGCAGCAAAAAATGGCAAGTTTGACTGCAGCATCATGTCTCTCAGTGTGCTGTTGGACTACAGGCTGGAGGACAATAAGGAACATTCCTTTGAG GTCTCGTTGTTTGCTGAACTTTTCAATGAGATGCTTCAACGAGACTTTGGCTACAGGATATACAAAGCTCTTGCTGCTTTTCCAAGTAAGGATGAgcgaaaagaaaagaaagagaaggcaaaaaaagaggcagagagaaaagagttaGATAGGAGGGATGCAAAGAAGGATAAAGAGGAGGAGAATGGTGAGCCTTccacaaagagacagagggaggatgAGGAAAAGAGACGG GATGATGACAAGGAGAGGGTTCTAAAGAAAGAAGAGTCTAAAGATGAAGATGATAATGAAGATGAAAGCAGCAATAACAACGCTGACGAGTATGATCCGATGGAAGCTGAGGATGCGGATGACTATGACGATGATG ATAAAGATGATGAAGACTCCAACGGTAGGGACAGAAGGGATGACCGCAGAGATGACAGAAAATCAAAAGACAGAGCTTCTAAAGATAAA gatgaaaaaaagaagcaaatggTGACATTTGATAAAGATCTTCTGATGGCTTTTGTGTACTTTGATCAAAGTCACTGTGGGTACCTACTAGAGAAAGACCTGGAGGAGATTATGTATACACTGGGCCTGCATCTTTCCAGAGCTCAg GTGAAAAAATTGTTGAATAAGCCAGTGGTGAGAGAGTCCTGCTACTACCGTAAACTAACCGATAGACCCAAAGATGAGTCCAGCCCAGTAGGGACTCCTGATTCTCAAATAGAAAACCTCTTGG GTAACCGATCTCTGCTGCCCAGCCAGAAGACAAAGCGAGAGGGAGAGGACCACACTGAGACGGGAAGTCTTATTGTCTATAATGGCGCTATGGTGGACGTGGGGAGCATGCTACAGAAGCTGGAGAAGAgtgagaaaggcagagaggagATTGAACAGAAACTTATGCAGCAGGACACTAAAATGG ATGAAGATGCTAAGAATATGTCGGAGTTGGAGTCAGCCAACCGCAGTCTGATGAGGGAGCTGGAGCAGGTGAAATCCAGTctgagagagacggagaagaATCTCAGAGCCTCTGAGCAGCAGAAGAGCTGCTATCAACAGCAGCTGCACAGCACACTGTCAAGCCTTCGCACAGTCATGAAGGAACTACAGTGTGTCTTACCTAAT GCTGATCATTCTGAAGACAGTGAGCAGAAAACTCAAACTAACGGCTCAGATGACTGA